A single window of Thalassomonas viridans DNA harbors:
- a CDS encoding aspartyl protease family protein: MSVVFRSLSSLTLPLVSALMLTLTISGCSVVNVLKLRYANDDVEPIWSHSGSQFDIATDYIGEKVFVYGSINGVDGFKFMIDTGASFTLLFDTPKVTALNLPQGYDLNLAGWGDDDDSLGYQINMESLKFGAMEVTNFKGAFLKMSKTRYFERSDELIYDGVIGHDLLRHFVWTLDKKANQVTVANKPYQAPKNVKAISFDTSMSKISVMGDIDFGNGHKTKHDFIIDTGSRHYFKLSSQYPKANDIELPEAQVTAADFGLSGKAEHQRVTLPQIALGDIEIEKVKTNIIKTDDEDDYWIIGNATFNQFVTTLDYQTSKLYLQPYNNQAFKSRYNLLGLEVRKLLSGDFLVRYVMPDLPAVTSGFKAGDVITRVNGIDAKDISKDLWLSMSATPGKYEICRESLPCESLLSEHIEGYSN, from the coding sequence ATGTCCGTTGTTTTTCGGTCTTTGTCTTCGCTAACCCTGCCGCTAGTATCTGCGCTGATGCTTACGCTGACAATAAGCGGTTGTAGTGTGGTAAACGTGCTCAAGCTTAGGTATGCCAATGATGATGTCGAACCAATATGGAGCCATAGCGGCAGCCAATTCGATATCGCCACCGATTATATTGGTGAAAAAGTTTTTGTTTATGGCTCGATAAATGGCGTCGACGGTTTCAAATTCATGATAGATACCGGCGCCTCTTTTACCTTGTTATTCGATACCCCTAAAGTTACCGCTTTAAACCTACCTCAAGGCTACGACTTAAACCTGGCGGGCTGGGGAGACGACGATGACTCTCTCGGTTACCAAATCAATATGGAATCTTTAAAGTTTGGCGCAATGGAAGTAACAAACTTCAAGGGAGCCTTTCTGAAAATGAGCAAAACCCGTTATTTCGAGCGTTCAGACGAACTCATTTATGACGGTGTTATCGGCCACGACTTATTACGCCACTTTGTTTGGACCTTAGATAAAAAAGCCAATCAGGTCACTGTAGCCAATAAACCTTACCAGGCACCAAAGAACGTAAAAGCTATCTCCTTCGATACTTCTATGAGCAAAATCAGCGTTATGGGCGATATCGACTTTGGCAACGGCCATAAAACCAAGCATGACTTTATTATTGACACCGGCAGCAGGCATTATTTCAAACTAAGCTCTCAATACCCAAAAGCCAATGACATTGAGTTACCCGAAGCACAAGTAACGGCTGCAGATTTTGGCTTAAGTGGCAAAGCCGAGCACCAACGGGTAACACTGCCGCAAATTGCGCTTGGCGATATTGAAATAGAAAAAGTTAAAACCAACATCATCAAAACCGATGACGAAGACGATTACTGGATCATAGGCAACGCCACCTTTAACCAGTTTGTAACCACGCTTGATTATCAAACCAGCAAGCTTTATTTGCAGCCCTATAACAACCAGGCGTTTAAATCCCGCTATAACCTTTTAGGGCTGGAAGTAAGAAAACTGCTGTCGGGTGATTTTCTTGTGCGCTACGTAATGCCCGACTTGCCTGCGGTAACATCTGGCTTTAAGGCCGGGGATGTTATTACCCGGGTCAACGGTATTGATGCTAAAGATATTTCGAAAGATCTGTGGTTATCTATGAGCGCTACGCCGGGTAAGTATGAGATTTGCCGGGAGTCTTTGCCTTGTGAGAGTTTGCTGTCTGAGCATATTGAGGGGTATTCGAATTAG
- a CDS encoding type 1 glutamine amidotransferase domain-containing protein, translating to MTYFKHIKRIQEKLVAVLAFLLISVQVTAAEVNKKILMVVSGYGQEQGETAPGYEFDEFAKAYNVFKANGITVDVASPNGGKVEADKYDPEKSYNAKVLADQAIMAKLDNTLSTAKLDPKAYGGVFIVGGKGAMFDLPKDEALQSVIADIYQQQGAVAAVCHGPAALVDVKLSDGSYLVANKKVNSFTNKEEKLFGKKWMSKFDFMLEDKLAERGAKFQSSDIMLSHVAVDGRLITGQNPTSTVAVATALVERLGLIPVASTQDIDDKTLELVAKFLAGDKSAIKLLADNQNDYHIALVGMYGFYYLKTAETEQHFENALGLMTVAQKAINNPMLDMQIAKTQHKLGQDKAAKTTLNQLLATKPDYKPALDMLKTL from the coding sequence ATGACTTATTTTAAACACATAAAACGTATACAAGAAAAACTGGTGGCTGTACTGGCCTTTTTACTTATCTCAGTGCAGGTAACTGCGGCAGAGGTCAATAAAAAAATCCTGATGGTGGTGAGCGGTTATGGCCAGGAGCAGGGGGAAACGGCGCCCGGTTACGAATTCGATGAATTTGCCAAAGCCTATAACGTTTTTAAAGCCAACGGCATAACCGTTGACGTTGCCAGCCCAAACGGCGGTAAGGTGGAAGCGGATAAATATGATCCCGAAAAATCCTACAATGCCAAGGTATTGGCTGACCAGGCGATAATGGCAAAACTGGATAACACCCTGTCAACCGCCAAGCTTGACCCTAAAGCCTACGGCGGCGTATTTATCGTGGGTGGTAAAGGGGCTATGTTTGACTTGCCAAAAGATGAAGCGCTGCAATCTGTGATTGCCGATATTTACCAGCAGCAGGGTGCTGTTGCCGCAGTATGTCACGGTCCGGCGGCCTTGGTTGATGTAAAACTCAGTGACGGCAGCTATCTGGTAGCCAACAAAAAAGTGAACAGCTTCACCAATAAAGAAGAAAAGCTGTTCGGCAAAAAATGGATGAGTAAATTTGACTTTATGCTGGAAGATAAATTAGCCGAGCGCGGCGCTAAGTTTCAATCCAGCGATATCATGTTAAGCCATGTGGCGGTAGACGGCAGGCTGATCACCGGACAAAACCCGACATCAACCGTGGCTGTGGCAACAGCACTAGTAGAACGGCTGGGACTAATCCCGGTTGCTTCAACACAGGATATTGATGATAAAACCCTGGAGCTGGTGGCAAAATTTTTGGCTGGAGATAAGTCGGCAATAAAATTACTGGCCGACAACCAAAATGACTATCATATTGCCCTGGTTGGCATGTACGGCTTTTACTACCTGAAAACCGCTGAAACAGAGCAGCATTTTGAAAATGCCCTTGGCTTGATGACAGTGGCGCAAAAAGCCATTAACAATCCCATGTTAGATATGCAGATAGCCAAAACGCAGCACAAGCTGGGTCAGGATAAAGCCGCCAAAACCACCTTAAATCAGCTGCTGGCAACAAAACCTGATTACAAACCGGCATTAGACATGTTAAAAACCTTATAA
- a CDS encoding sensor histidine kinase: MKTKSKAKTKPVKFHSISRRIVTQFCIFTLVLSAVYGMFCFLLLYNLEDAFIERDVQQEAKYLASGYQKTQQWPAVRNSSMNLYFSKESLPDDLRLQFNQEPQQKEFYGAEGRHYHLVRLPEHANVYLVAEVSQMLLVRPIRDGVLTFLLISGVILAFIAFVIAWLLGRKTARPLKQLADLVDGVAPENIPETFAHQYPNNEIGILARTLEHTMQRINQALEREKCFTRDVSHELRTPVAIIKNALELYQGGNKTSAEDVNNIFGRIADASMQMEQTVTTLLALAREEQTSVKKESLALLPMIEQSIIDHSHLLEGKPVEVHLDDSCNTKVFAQQGMLKVLLDNLLSNAFQYTDSGEVIVSVIDGQLTIEDTGPGIEQGISENVMEPRVKGSKSTGYGFGLSIVKRLCEHQGWLLSVVSGQGTRISVSFN; encoded by the coding sequence ATGAAAACCAAGAGTAAGGCTAAAACCAAGCCGGTAAAGTTTCATAGTATCAGCCGGCGCATTGTTACCCAGTTTTGTATTTTTACCCTGGTGTTGTCGGCTGTTTATGGCATGTTCTGTTTTTTGCTGTTGTACAACCTGGAAGACGCTTTTATCGAGCGGGATGTACAGCAGGAAGCCAAGTATTTGGCATCCGGTTACCAAAAAACACAGCAATGGCCGGCGGTACGAAATTCATCTATGAACCTTTATTTCTCGAAAGAGAGCTTGCCGGATGACTTGAGGCTGCAATTTAACCAAGAACCGCAACAAAAAGAGTTCTATGGCGCCGAGGGACGGCACTATCACCTGGTGAGGTTACCCGAGCACGCTAACGTTTACCTGGTTGCAGAAGTTAGCCAAATGCTGCTGGTACGCCCCATTCGCGATGGAGTACTGACATTCCTGTTAATCAGTGGCGTTATTTTAGCGTTTATCGCCTTTGTGATTGCCTGGCTATTAGGGAGAAAAACCGCAAGACCACTAAAACAACTGGCTGATTTAGTTGACGGCGTTGCCCCTGAAAATATTCCCGAGACCTTTGCTCACCAATATCCGAATAATGAAATCGGCATTTTAGCGCGTACCTTAGAACATACGATGCAGCGCATCAACCAGGCGCTGGAGCGGGAGAAATGCTTTACCCGGGATGTAAGCCATGAATTAAGAACACCTGTGGCCATCATCAAAAATGCGCTTGAACTTTATCAGGGAGGCAATAAAACTTCGGCTGAAGATGTGAATAATATTTTTGGCCGTATTGCCGATGCCAGTATGCAGATGGAACAAACGGTGACTACTTTGCTGGCGTTGGCGCGGGAAGAACAAACTTCGGTAAAAAAAGAGTCGCTGGCATTACTGCCTATGATTGAACAATCCATCATAGATCACAGCCATTTGCTTGAGGGCAAGCCGGTTGAAGTGCATCTTGATGACAGCTGCAATACTAAGGTTTTTGCGCAACAGGGAATGTTGAAGGTGCTGTTGGATAATTTGCTTAGTAATGCTTTCCAATATACCGATTCAGGGGAAGTCATCGTTAGCGTTATTGATGGACAGTTAACTATTGAAGATACCGGGCCTGGTATAGAGCAGGGGATTTCTGAAAACGTTATGGAGCCCCGGGTTAAAGGCAGTAAAAGTACTGGTTATGGTTTTGGGTTGTCTATTGTTAAGCGTTTGTGTGAGCATCAGGGATGGTTATTGAGTGTGGTTAGTGGTCAAGGCACGAGAATTTCTGTTTCGTTTAACTAA
- a CDS encoding restriction endonuclease, producing the protein MPKRSNQFQKLVKDINSRLSSDKVVITESKMLVDSYTGEEREVDIYIEDLAGPYPVKVSVECTAKARKLDRPAVEQLKAKHDGLETGHLVIVSKSGFAKTCYPYAKKNNIELIEFNDAESMDWPSWMEKLKDFSLSHYKFQAIDLSLTLETQPPENFNSKSVWIKSTEFGHIPVHDYIYLRHSNSKRFLEPKTNIGEVEWVFEPPLSINDDSGLVVQCSAMNVKYIESTSDVDLDMKYKEYMERPVAYGVSEDNDLGRISFIASGEKSENGEGKFNVSISIDTN; encoded by the coding sequence ATGCCCAAACGAAGTAATCAATTTCAAAAATTAGTAAAGGATATAAATTCACGATTATCTTCTGATAAGGTTGTGATAACCGAATCTAAAATGCTTGTTGATAGCTATACGGGTGAGGAACGAGAAGTAGATATTTATATTGAAGACCTTGCTGGGCCATACCCAGTAAAAGTTTCTGTAGAATGTACAGCTAAGGCAAGAAAGCTTGACCGTCCGGCAGTTGAACAGTTGAAGGCGAAACATGATGGGCTAGAAACAGGCCATTTGGTAATAGTCTCTAAATCTGGGTTTGCTAAAACCTGTTATCCATATGCAAAGAAGAATAATATTGAACTAATTGAATTTAATGATGCAGAAAGTATGGATTGGCCCAGTTGGATGGAGAAGCTAAAAGATTTTTCATTGAGTCATTATAAGTTCCAAGCAATTGACTTATCTTTAACACTAGAAACTCAACCGCCAGAAAACTTTAATTCGAAGTCAGTTTGGATAAAATCGACTGAGTTTGGGCACATTCCTGTTCACGATTACATATACCTACGGCACAGTAATTCAAAAAGGTTTTTAGAGCCGAAAACTAATATCGGAGAGGTAGAATGGGTCTTTGAGCCTCCCTTATCTATTAATGATGATAGTGGCCTTGTAGTTCAATGTTCAGCTATGAATGTTAAATATATTGAATCTACATCGGATGTTGATCTAGATATGAAATATAAGGAATATATGGAGAGACCAGTTGCTTATGGTGTTAGTGAGGATAATGATCTTGGCCGAATTTCTTTCATAGCTTCAGGAGAGAAGTCTGAAAATGGGGAGGGGAAGTTTAATGTGTCAATTTCTATTGATACAAATTAA
- a CDS encoding response regulator transcription factor: protein MTNQTSSLYVLLVEDHANIAGNISDYMEAKGHVFDFATQGQQGLELALENPYDLIILDLNLPVMDGLEVCRQLREKSSRHLPILMLTARDSIEDKVSGFTVGADDYLTKPFSLQELEVRCLALSRRHLLQSDKTLTLGPLTLDRQRKKVTRNGELLDLHAMGYRILTVLAEAYPQVVSRSLLSQKLWGDEPTESDAMRSHIYQLRRVLDKPFDYPMLKTVHGVGFTLDVRDVGNENQE from the coding sequence ATGACAAATCAGACATCATCACTTTATGTATTGCTGGTTGAAGACCATGCCAATATCGCCGGTAATATTTCAGACTATATGGAAGCCAAAGGCCACGTTTTTGATTTTGCCACTCAGGGCCAGCAAGGACTGGAACTCGCCCTGGAAAATCCCTATGACCTGATAATTCTCGACTTAAATTTGCCGGTGATGGACGGTCTTGAGGTGTGTCGGCAATTGCGGGAAAAATCCAGCCGTCATCTGCCGATTTTAATGCTGACCGCAAGAGACAGCATTGAGGATAAAGTCTCCGGCTTTACCGTGGGGGCAGATGACTACCTGACAAAACCCTTTTCATTACAGGAGCTTGAGGTTAGGTGTTTGGCCTTGTCCCGCCGCCATTTACTGCAAAGCGATAAAACGCTGACTTTGGGGCCGTTAACCCTCGACCGGCAAAGAAAGAAGGTAACGCGTAACGGAGAGTTGCTTGATTTACATGCCATGGGCTACCGCATTTTAACGGTATTGGCCGAAGCCTATCCGCAGGTGGTCAGCCGTTCTTTGTTATCGCAAAAATTATGGGGAGATGAACCGACAGAATCGGATGCTATGCGTTCTCATATCTATCAACTGCGCCGGGTGCTGGATAAACCCTTCGATTATCCCATGTTAAAAACGGTGCACGGTGTTGGTTTTACTTTGGATGTAAGAGATGTTGGAAATGAAAACCAAGAGTAA
- a CDS encoding ABC transporter permease, whose product MLEHNVNKHSNQRLIHFNNVALAWHFFKQEYHHSHQRLLRWTQGVLLLFIVTLGQSSESIQNYLNNNLQGLLGADAVISQRQTLTANQYAEVSELTDKVVLTQQIKTTLTHKGQWQQATLKAVDDQYPLQGELLTAQSLFEQEEQDHAQQTLSGPKPGEVWVGARLFAGLSLEIGDVLQIADQRLAVTRILHHEPDRLMEGHNVDMRAMINTRDMVTLGFSEELINYRYLIGADSGQVNQLLKWQQQHLPAAQLHHKQGAHPLALFWQRTENVIGLASIILFFMAAIAIDQLAQVHMKKDQYFSAICMSLGVSKATGMQVSLLKWLMGIVCLLPLVLLVSVACHWLIIHYLSETFIDLHWQWYFWPAIKSVGFVGIVFAVFHAPVWVSLHTSTVARLFTGNNKGASHWLGKISSLVVLLAVAFTYTDNGLLTLMMVTAIAITIALMIVMSWGVLTLGEKCTKNVSGLIPFTLFMMKQRLISKSTQILGVGLCAFLLLFTLMLMKDLGATMTMYQRQHDGNVMVSQATQPQLAYIEQWAAEQGVKIRQAKPYMYAKLVEVNDQSLAEFSQKPSDSMATLNRPIRLHWNETLPENNKVVEGHYWNNEEGNSQDWQQVSVEQEVMTDLGLAIGDKLTFIIGQQRITFSISASHVFKPGAGSITFWVQMPSAAVAHIQSPHYSMASLELEAEQWSLLPALWQKFPTLRMVSLKEMTERFDAILAMITKVISGFSLMIILLATVVILASISALEAKEKKKNSIIMSFGFSKTTCFHLNVIEWLVTAIITAAGAIAGTYIAGLLIYQSQFSLNYQPSLIGLLLALSAILLLVGALGVYASRRNLQSSVRQLMAEG is encoded by the coding sequence ATGCTAGAACATAATGTTAATAAGCACTCAAATCAGCGTTTAATTCATTTTAATAATGTGGCACTTGCCTGGCACTTTTTTAAACAGGAATATCATCACTCCCACCAAAGGTTATTGCGCTGGACTCAAGGTGTGCTTTTGTTGTTTATTGTCACTCTAGGTCAATCAAGTGAGAGTATTCAAAATTACCTGAATAATAACTTACAGGGCCTGCTTGGCGCTGATGCGGTGATCAGCCAGCGACAGACACTAACGGCAAACCAGTATGCCGAGGTGTCGGAGTTAACCGATAAAGTCGTGCTTACCCAACAAATTAAGACCACATTAACTCACAAGGGCCAATGGCAACAAGCGACACTTAAGGCGGTTGACGACCAGTACCCGTTGCAGGGGGAGTTGTTAACTGCTCAAAGCCTGTTCGAACAGGAAGAGCAAGATCATGCACAGCAAACACTTTCAGGGCCAAAGCCGGGGGAAGTCTGGGTTGGTGCCAGGTTATTCGCTGGTTTATCCCTTGAAATCGGCGATGTGCTCCAGATTGCAGATCAGCGTTTAGCTGTTACACGGATATTGCATCATGAACCTGACAGACTGATGGAAGGGCATAATGTTGATATGCGCGCCATGATCAATACCCGGGATATGGTCACCTTGGGCTTTTCGGAGGAGCTGATTAATTATCGCTACTTGATTGGCGCCGATAGCGGGCAAGTTAACCAGCTGCTCAAATGGCAGCAGCAACACTTACCTGCAGCGCAACTGCATCATAAACAAGGGGCTCATCCGTTAGCGCTTTTTTGGCAGCGCACGGAAAATGTCATCGGGCTGGCATCTATCATCTTGTTTTTTATGGCGGCCATAGCCATAGATCAGCTGGCGCAGGTTCATATGAAAAAAGATCAATATTTTTCAGCAATATGTATGAGCCTGGGAGTGTCAAAGGCGACCGGTATGCAGGTGTCGCTTTTAAAATGGCTAATGGGCATAGTGTGCCTGTTACCTCTGGTGCTGCTGGTATCTGTTGCCTGTCATTGGCTTATTATTCACTACTTAAGCGAGACCTTTATCGATTTGCACTGGCAGTGGTATTTCTGGCCGGCAATTAAATCTGTCGGTTTTGTGGGGATTGTTTTTGCGGTATTTCATGCGCCGGTTTGGGTGTCTCTGCATACCAGCACTGTGGCCCGGTTATTTACCGGCAATAACAAAGGGGCAAGCCACTGGCTTGGTAAAATCAGCAGTTTAGTGGTGTTGCTAGCCGTGGCGTTCACCTATACGGACAATGGTTTGTTAACGCTGATGATGGTAACCGCCATAGCGATCACCATAGCCCTGATGATTGTTATGAGTTGGGGCGTGTTGACTCTCGGAGAAAAATGCACCAAGAATGTCTCCGGATTGATCCCTTTTACCCTGTTTATGATGAAACAACGGCTGATCAGTAAAAGCACGCAAATACTGGGGGTGGGGTTATGTGCCTTTCTATTGTTGTTTACCCTGATGTTAATGAAAGATCTCGGTGCGACCATGACTATGTACCAAAGACAACATGACGGTAATGTTATGGTATCGCAGGCTACTCAGCCGCAGCTTGCCTATATTGAGCAATGGGCGGCAGAGCAGGGGGTAAAGATACGTCAGGCCAAGCCCTATATGTATGCCAAGCTGGTTGAAGTTAATGATCAGTCGCTTGCTGAATTTAGCCAAAAGCCGAGTGACAGTATGGCTACCCTTAACAGACCTATTCGCCTGCATTGGAATGAGACGCTGCCGGAAAATAATAAAGTGGTGGAGGGTCATTACTGGAATAATGAAGAGGGTAATAGCCAGGACTGGCAGCAGGTTTCTGTTGAGCAGGAAGTGATGACAGATTTAGGCCTGGCGATAGGTGATAAGCTAACTTTCATTATTGGTCAGCAAAGAATCACTTTTAGCATCAGCGCCAGCCATGTTTTTAAACCCGGCGCAGGCTCCATTACCTTTTGGGTGCAAATGCCAAGTGCTGCCGTGGCCCATATTCAATCGCCGCATTACAGCATGGCGAGTTTAGAGCTTGAAGCAGAGCAATGGTCGCTATTACCGGCGCTGTGGCAAAAGTTTCCGACATTGCGCATGGTGTCCCTGAAAGAAATGACCGAGCGCTTCGATGCCATTTTGGCTATGATCACTAAGGTGATCAGCGGTTTTTCCCTGATGATTATCTTACTTGCCACTGTGGTCATTTTGGCGTCCATCAGTGCCCTTGAAGCCAAAGAAAAGAAAAAGAACAGTATTATTATGAGCTTTGGTTTTTCGAAAACGACTTGTTTTCACCTGAATGTGATTGAGTGGCTGGTTACCGCAATTATTACCGCGGCTGGTGCTATTGCCGGTACTTATATTGCGGGCTTGCTGATTTATCAGTCGCAATTCTCATTAAATTATCAGCCCAGTTTAATCGGTCTACTGCTTGCCTTGTCGGCCATTTTGTTATTGGTTGGTGCGTTAGGGGTGTATGCCAGCCGGAGAAACCTGCAAAGCTCGGTCAGGCAATTAATGGCAGAGGGCTGA
- a CDS encoding ATP-binding protein, producing the protein MAIFDFDSARSLIGTVRDVDTRKVSVHVKSDEDLRKAKVGQLVCLETFSGVDAWLVAIVEKVTKSVSVSTTELMPEEGIELEGAVEDVINTVKVSLVGSVKWDAVESKAVFTRSLMQVPDIDAQTFVLIGKDLEAFMNILVSASDTEHSLELGSYIIDEKAQAFLDGNKFFQRHAALVGSTGSGKSWTVASILERAARLPSSNLIVFDLHGEYKSLSYAKQLRIPGPEELGVSNNELLYLPYWLLNADEMQSMFIDSSSFSAQNQVSKFQEAVVDGKKKTLRDLGKRDVLDAFTLDSPIPFEINDVVADLRYLNEQMVPGAKAGTEKKGPFNGAFDRLIARLQGKLDDRRYGFLFQAPVVEHSYDALGNLVSKLMNFENDKEQIKVIDFSEVPSDILPVMVGLVGRLIYQIQFWTDQADRHPIAMVCDEAHLYLPKKDGRNPIEKRAIESFEKIAKEGRKYGVALFIVSQRPSDVSTTILSQCSNVISLRLTNAEDQSTVKKLLPDSLDSLLDILPIMDIGEALVVGDSVLLPSRIKITPPKEQPLSGTVKFWDRWSIPVSNLDFMTIVENLRKQSRN; encoded by the coding sequence ATGGCAATTTTTGATTTTGATTCAGCAAGATCACTTATAGGTACAGTTAGAGATGTTGATACAAGAAAGGTCTCAGTCCATGTAAAGTCGGATGAAGATTTAAGAAAAGCTAAGGTTGGTCAACTTGTTTGCTTGGAAACTTTCTCAGGAGTGGACGCTTGGTTAGTTGCTATAGTTGAGAAAGTAACTAAGTCAGTATCGGTTTCAACCACAGAACTAATGCCCGAAGAAGGTATTGAGCTTGAAGGTGCGGTGGAAGATGTTATTAACACTGTTAAAGTTTCTTTGGTTGGTTCTGTTAAGTGGGATGCAGTAGAAAGCAAAGCTGTTTTTACTCGATCACTAATGCAAGTACCTGATATAGATGCTCAAACATTCGTATTAATAGGAAAAGATCTAGAAGCTTTTATGAACATACTCGTTTCAGCATCTGACACTGAGCATAGCTTAGAACTTGGTTCTTATATAATTGATGAAAAAGCCCAAGCATTTTTAGATGGAAATAAGTTTTTTCAACGCCACGCTGCTTTAGTTGGGAGTACTGGTTCTGGTAAATCTTGGACTGTAGCTTCAATTTTGGAACGAGCAGCTAGGTTACCATCTTCCAATTTGATTGTATTTGATCTCCATGGTGAATATAAAAGCTTATCCTATGCTAAACAGTTGCGTATTCCTGGCCCAGAAGAATTGGGGGTAAGTAATAACGAGTTATTGTATTTGCCTTATTGGCTGTTAAATGCTGATGAAATGCAATCTATGTTTATTGATAGTTCAAGTTTTAGTGCTCAGAACCAAGTTTCTAAATTTCAGGAAGCTGTAGTTGATGGAAAGAAGAAAACTTTGAGAGATTTAGGAAAACGAGATGTGCTTGATGCTTTTACGCTAGATAGTCCAATACCCTTTGAAATTAATGATGTTGTTGCCGATTTAAGATATTTGAATGAACAAATGGTGCCAGGTGCTAAGGCTGGTACAGAAAAGAAAGGTCCATTTAATGGAGCATTTGATCGTCTAATAGCGCGTTTACAAGGCAAATTAGATGATCGTCGTTATGGCTTTCTTTTTCAGGCTCCGGTAGTTGAGCATAGTTATGATGCGCTAGGTAATTTAGTATCTAAGCTAATGAATTTTGAAAATGACAAAGAACAAATTAAGGTTATAGACTTTTCGGAAGTTCCATCAGATATATTACCTGTAATGGTCGGCTTGGTTGGTCGCCTTATTTACCAAATACAATTTTGGACAGATCAAGCTGATAGACATCCAATCGCAATGGTTTGTGACGAAGCTCATTTATATTTACCTAAGAAAGATGGTAGGAATCCGATAGAAAAACGTGCTATCGAATCTTTTGAAAAGATTGCTAAAGAAGGGCGTAAGTATGGGGTAGCTTTATTTATTGTTAGCCAAAGACCTTCTGATGTCAGCACAACAATTCTTAGCCAATGTAGTAATGTCATATCTTTACGATTAACTAACGCTGAAGATCAGTCCACAGTAAAAAAATTACTACCTGATAGTTTGGATAGTTTACTTGATATATTACCTATTATGGATATAGGAGAAGCATTGGTTGTGGGTGATTCTGTTTTATTGCCTAGCAGAATAAAAATTACTCCACCTAAGGAGCAGCCTTTAAGTGGGACAGTTAAGTTTTGGGATAGGTGGTCTATACCCGTTAGTAACCTTGATTTTATGACTATTGTGGAGAATCTTAGAAAGCAAAGTCGTAATTAA
- a CDS encoding SIR2 family protein: protein MTVLTKQLAYQGIQEFFNQKPFIMFATGTSCAVDLGFGMPALECHLKDFIPSYDLSSAQKAEWDLVIEQLADSGDFESSMNSINDAALLSHVVNETAKLVGRVQGNNLAKLIANPFNWTALEIISRLAANLPHADPVLHMATPNYDLLAEFALSASQIPYSTGFLGGIIRKLNWNQSLRQMTFAESVVQRNRRQMITRYHNHIKLYKVHGSLNVYCKDREVIECDIWQEPPVGYERLLITPGTAKHEKLHDYRDTLLGEYDAAVRSHNHFLFLGFGFNDTQLVNNAIGDKLVKECSAGLIITRDSNSRIEELVSKAKNTWLVCKSKHDNSTRIYNSQFSDWLHIEDKELWRFEKFAQEIMGQ from the coding sequence TTGACCGTTTTGACTAAACAATTGGCCTATCAAGGCATACAAGAGTTTTTCAATCAAAAGCCTTTTATTATGTTCGCTACAGGTACTTCCTGTGCTGTTGATCTTGGCTTTGGTATGCCTGCATTAGAATGTCATTTAAAGGATTTTATTCCTTCGTATGATCTGAGTTCCGCACAAAAAGCTGAATGGGATTTAGTTATAGAGCAATTAGCAGATTCAGGTGATTTTGAATCTTCAATGAATAGCATTAACGATGCTGCTTTGTTAAGCCATGTTGTGAATGAAACAGCGAAACTGGTAGGCCGAGTACAAGGAAACAATTTAGCAAAGCTTATAGCTAATCCTTTTAATTGGACGGCTCTTGAAATTATTTCTCGCTTAGCTGCAAACCTTCCACATGCAGACCCTGTATTGCATATGGCAACACCTAACTACGATTTATTAGCTGAATTTGCTTTATCGGCTAGTCAAATTCCGTATTCGACAGGTTTTCTAGGAGGGATTATTCGCAAGTTGAATTGGAATCAATCTCTAAGGCAAATGACCTTTGCTGAATCTGTAGTACAAAGAAATAGACGGCAGATGATTACGAGGTACCATAATCATATAAAGCTCTACAAGGTCCATGGTTCTTTGAACGTATATTGTAAAGATCGGGAAGTTATTGAATGTGATATATGGCAGGAACCTCCAGTTGGTTACGAACGATTGTTAATAACACCGGGTACTGCAAAGCACGAAAAGTTACATGATTATCGAGACACCTTGCTTGGAGAGTATGATGCAGCTGTTCGTAGTCATAATCACTTCTTATTCCTGGGTTTTGGGTTTAATGATACTCAATTGGTTAATAATGCAATTGGTGACAAATTAGTTAAGGAGTGCTCTGCCGGTTTAATTATTACTCGTGACTCAAACTCTAGGATAGAAGAACTAGTAAGCAAAGCAAAAAACACTTGGCTTGTGTGTAAGTCAAAGCATGATAATTCAACCAGAATTTACAATAGTCAATTCTCGGACTGGTTACATATTGAAGATAAAGAACTGTGGCGATTTGAGAAATTCGCCCAAGAAATAATGGGACAATAG